The sequence GATTGATGATAAGGTTGTTGTTCCAGAAAAATGAAAACCATTTGGATAAAACTATATAACACATTGAAAAATATAAATTTATTAGATATATTTTATTGTTGGTTTTTTATATGGCACAGCCATTGCTTAAAATTGCTTTCCAGTGAGGTTGAGCAACGTTTTAAACCCCAACAGCAAAGGATAAATGGGAATGGAAAAAGTATTAATTGTTGGTTGTAAAAAAGCTATGGATGATGTTTGTATCGGGTGCAGCAGATGTCTGGTGGGATTCAACCGCAAAGAGGGTGAATTCGCGGCTTACAAAGACAAGGACGCAGAGATCATGGGGATGATCAACTGCGGTGACTGTCCCGGTGCCGCTATTGTCACCCGATTGGCCCAGGTTAACCTGTGGAACAATCCCATGGGCGAAAAAGTAACCAAGATTCATGTTGCCCCCTGTATCACCGATCACTGTCCCCATAAAGAGACAATCATTAATAAAATAAAAGCAAAATCAGGGGTTGAAGTTATTGAGGGTACTCATCCCTATAAACCGGACAATATTTTTGCTTAAATAGTAATCAATTGAATGCTGACACTACAGCGACACTTTTGAAATTGTCCCTATCGATCATTTTATAACTCTAAATCAGCTAAAATGTGACGATTTTTCAAACCGTTAAGTGTGAAAGAAAACACGTGTCGCTGTAGTGCTTAAACTTGATGATCGAATTAAAGGTTCTGGATATAAAATACGCACCCATCATCACGGCATAGCCCGGAATTTCTCCTTGACACAACAACATCTCTGATTTACTGTGATTACAACACGTTAAAAGTGAAAAAATATTTTACTTCTGCAATTTTGTCCATTCGCAAGGTGTTGTACCTCATTTTACGGAGTCTGTTTATGAATTTGTGCTTAAGAAGTCTTATTTTCTGGTGTTGTGTGTCAGTCTGCTGCTTACAGCCATTCGTTATTACCGGCTGTTCCGGGACAAAGGCCGTTGTGCCTCCTGTGAGTGTTGAAAATCAGCAAACATACCAGATTGGTAAGTTTGTGTGGTTTGACCTTTTCACCACGGATATTGAGCAGGCAGTCCCTTTTTATGAACACTTGTTTGGATGGAAATCGGTACCGGTAAATACGTCCTCCTCCAACTTGATGACCATTTTCTCCAACGATAAGCCCATAGGAAATATTGTCCAAAGGAAAAAAGATACCCTGGCTTCCAAATGGCTCTCCTATCTGTCTGTGGCTGACTTTGATCTTGCCCTTAAATCTATTGGCCGCGCCCATGGAAAGATAATTCATAATATCGGCGACCTTCCTGATCGGGGACAGGTTGCTATTGTTTCAGATGACCAAAAGGCGACCTTTGCCGTTATTAAATCCAGCTCCGGCGATCCCGGCGACGAATTGGGCGTCAATCAATGGATGGATTGTGAGTTATGGACTAAAAATGTAAATATGGCGGTCCTTTTCTATGAACAAATCGTCCAATATGAACCGGAAACCATACCGCTCACAGAAACGATAACCTACACTCAGTTGATGAGAGACGGTTTAAGACGGGGCGGTGTTGTAAAAATCCCCTGGAAAGGGATTGAACCGGAATGGATTCCCTATGTTGCGGTCAGAGATATCAGTTCGATGACGGCCAAAGTAGAAGAACTGGGCGGGAAAATATTGCTGGAACCCCAAATCGAAAGTCTTGACGGCAGGGTGGCGATTATAGCAGATCCCTGCGGTGCTGTTTTGGGACTACAGCAGATAGCTGAAGGAGGAGACTAATGAGAGTGCCACATGCTGTTTTTTTCGTACTGGCTGTATTGGCGCTGGTTGCTTTCTCCGGCTGCACAAGCTCAACCTATTATGGCGTCAGCTATAGCTACGGTACTTACTGGGGGCGGTCTCACTATAAACACCGCCATCACCACCATCACCGCCCACCACCATCGGTTAAGCCCCGGCCGCCTGGAAAACCCGGTCCACCCCATAGACCCAAACCGCCGGGAGGCAAACCAAAACCAAGGCCCCGGCGGTGAAAATCAAAAGGCTCCTAAAGCCTTTCACTTGATCATTGAGTTGCATTCTTCCGCAGATCAGTTTGCTGGGGGGATATGGGCTCGATCACATAGATGGGTGCAAGGTCTTCCCAGTCCCGGTTCGTTGCACCGGCAACTTCATATGTTTTAAGCAACACCCCTTTGGTGGAAAGGCCGTAAAGCATAGGGGAATTACCACTATCATTGATTGCCCACAAAAGCCCAGAAGTTTTCCGGGAAACCGCAAGGCCGGAGATTTCTGTTAACTCAGGGGATAAAATGATCCCGCAACGGACCGCGTCCTTATACGGTGCCGGTGATAGTTGGCGGGGTTGGTCAGCCGGGCAGGTCCGGCAGAACAACAGGATTGCCAGCCCCGCAGCCAGGGTCGTGGAGAACAGCTTCTTCATTGGGTTTTCCTTGATTCATGGTTTGCAGGCCTGACTTAATAATGCTTCATAAGATCAAGTGCCCGCTTAAGTCTTTGGCAGAAAAATTGGATGCACGCTTTTCTATATGCCAGTCCCTTGAAATATTCCTGTGCCCCGCAGGTGATGGTGGGGCAGTCCACTTCTATTCCCATTTTTTCAAATGTGCTGCGCCAGCTGTCATTTTCACCCATAAGATCATCTTCCACATGCATGCCGGCCAGAAACATCATGGGGATCAGGCGAATCCGGGTAAACGGTGTCCGGGCATGGTCTTTTTTGATCTGGTTGGCAACGCTTTGGATATTGGGAACCCCTTCAACCGTGGCCGCATAAACATTGTCATACATACCCGAGACAAGATGATTGATGCCGATATAGATCATGTTTACCGGATCTGCCGCCAAAGGGGTTCCATGCAGGGCAAGCAGGTTGATCTGGTTTTCCCCGGTGAGGAAATCCGCAGACACCTCTTCAAGGACCGCTTCGATAAAATTCCACCGGTGGCACAGGGTTTCACCCACTACCACCCGTAACCCAGGGAAATATATAGAAGACTCTTCGACCTGCTGATACTCTGTGCCGGGAAAAACATGCAACGGCTGAACAACAGCTTTGCGATACCCGTCAGACTCCACTTTGGCCAGGGTTTCCAGAAGACTTGGCAGCCCTTTTTTTCTGCGGATAATCTCGGATGTATATGCCCAGTATATTTGATGATCGGCAAAAGTTTCGGCAATCTGGGCTTCAACTGCGTCCATGGCTGCCTGGCCTTTGGAAGAAGATCCAAACGTTGCAATAATGATTGCCGGGTGATCCTTAAGTTTCGGCAGCCGCAATTTGCGGCCAATGTAACCATACTGATGCATTTATAATATCCTTTTTATATTAACGTCCAAATAAGCTGTAACTTGATGATCGAGTATAAAGGATACGATCTTGTTGTGTACAGCGCGGTTCATCTGTTTTGCTCCAGGCGGGCCGTATAACGTCTTTTGATTTTTGGTTGAATTTACAGTTCATTTAATAAGGATAATTTGTCTACGGAATCTATAACGATTCTTTTATTTGCAGGGTATTCGGAAAACAATTTATTTTGTTTTTCATTGAGCCGGGCATAAAACTTTGACTCAATCAGAATTTTATCGTCCGTATAAAAATCTATTTCAACACTATTTTCGTATAGGTAGTATAATGTTTTCTTATTGCGCAATACCAAATAAATGTAATTTTCAAAATAACTTCCAAAATCTCTGTTTCCCATGAAAAGATGTTTTATACCAAGGTCGGACGCATATATTTTTTTTGCAGATAACAGCTTTTGATTTGTTTTTCCCCATCGAGGGAGCAGGTGGATAAGATAGGTGGATTCAAAATAGCTTAAATATCTTTTTGAGGTGTCTGGAGAAATACCTAAAATTTTTGCAATCTTGTTAATACTTAATTGTTTTCCGCTGCGTTCCATAAGAAGCAGGAAATAGTCTCTAAGGATTTGATGATTCTTCAAACCATGAAACGCCGTGATATCTTTCTGGATGATATCATCCACCAGATTCATCAGGTATTCCCGGTTCGGGTTTAATACATTTTCCGGCATACCGCCATCTTTGATGTAGTCGAGAAAATATGATTTATATAATTGTTTATCGCGCTTTTTTAATGTGATCCCTTTGAAAAACAGATATTCTTCAAGGTCCAATGGTTTTATTTCCAGTGTTATTGAACGGCCGGTTAAGCTTGCTTTTTTATCTCTTAACATAGACGCCGAAGAAGATGCCGCAAAAATTTTGGTATTCTGAGAATCATAAATATTTTTTAATTGAATATGAAAATTGTCTTTATATGTTACTTCATCTAAAAAAAGATAAATTTTTTCTTCGACTTTAAGTTTGTGAAGTTTCCTGTATTCATTAATGATTTCGATGATACTGTTCCGGTGGAAAAGGTAGTCGTCTAGACTGATATATAAAATTAATTTTGAAGGTACGCATTTTCTGATAAGGTATTTAATGATTAATTTCATCAATGTCGTTTTGCCGACACGTCGCAGGCCTGTCAGAGATATTATTTGCTTATTGTCCAAATAGTTAATAAGTCTGCCAAGATAACGTTCTCTCGGTATGATTTCTTCACTGAAAACTGAATCTTCCCACCAGGGGTTATATTGGTATAATATCTCGTCCATATTTGATTTATATGTTTTGAAAGGATAATAGTCAACATATTTATACGTTTAAAACGTATACTTTTAAATTTGGAGTTGTTGTTGATTTTCCCAATTGATTTACTTCAAAGATTTCCTTTGATAAGGCTTTGTGATAATAAATTGTATGAAGAAAAAAAGGTAGCGTTCTAATTTTTTGTAAAACTTAGGAATATAGATCACACATGTCAACAAAATTTTGCACCCAGTGCGGTCATTCCACGATTCGTCAGATCCCCCAGGACGATGACCATGTCCGGGAGGTGTGCGCCTCATGTGGCCATGTTCACTATGAAAATCCCAAAATGGTTGTGGGTACGGTTCCTGTTTTCCAGGACAGGATTTTAATGTGCAAACGCAATATTGAACCCCGAAAAGGGTTCTGGACCCTTCCTGCCGGATATCTTGAAAATGAGGAATCCGTCCAGCAGGGTGCCGTACGTGAGACCTTGGAGGAGACCCGTGCCGAGGTCCGGATTTTATCACCTTACAGAATGTTCAATATTCTTTTTGTAAACCAGGTTTACCTGATGTTTATTGCGGAACTATTATCCCAGGATTTTGGTCCTACCACGGAAAGCACGGATGTTCGCCTGTTTTCCCAATCAGATATCCCATGGGGCGAAATTGCCTTTGACGTCATCCATCAGACCCTGGAAGACTATTTGAAGGACCGCGAAAATGCTGCAGCTCATGCATTTAAACCGGATGATTTTGGGTTTGAAATTAAGGATCTACAGTTTTCACCGTTCAGTGGAGGCGTGGTAACCGATAACTCATTTTAACAGCTTTATTAATTTGCCCATTTTGCTATATCCGGGAGCGCGGGCGGGACGCCCGCGCTCCCAGGTTAAGTTATTTCAGTCTGGTTCCTAAATTATGTGGATTACGACCACATCCTTCATAGGTTGATTATCCTCAGTTTGCCAAAACACCCGGCTTAGCAAAGCCAAACCGTTTCGAATTTCTATGCCGTAACCGTGCGGGTCGGTAGGGCCGGTTTTTCCAGTCATGGTTGACGGGATTTGTCCGTCAAGGATCCAGACATCAAATTTTTCGCCCCCAAATTTTTAAGCCATCGGACCGATAAAAAACGTGGGCTCTCAAATTCCCATTGATTGGCCCTTCTGGCAATAATTTGCAAATTGAATGTTAAACTTGCAATTTGCAAAATTTATAATTATTGTTATGTCTATGAACAACGGTATTCAAGACAGATCCATTGAACCGGTGTTAAGGGAACTTGCCCAAAACTACCCGGTTGTCACAGTAACCGGTCCCAGGCAGAGCGGGAAAACCACCTTATGCCGAAAGGTCTTTCCAGATAAATCCTATGTCAATCTTGAAGCACCGGATCTTCGGCAGTATGCTCTGGATGATCCCCGGGGATTTCTTAATGCCTACCCGGACGGCGCAATATTGGATGAAATCCAGCGGACACCTGATATGGTCTCCTATATCCAGACCTTTGTGGACGAAGATCCGGTGCCGGGTAAATATATCCTCACCGGAAGTCAGCAGTTCAATGTCCGGGAAGCATTGAGCCAGTCTCTTGCGGGCCGGACAGGCATCCTGACCCTGATGCCTTTTGACTGGAACGAAGTCAGCGCTTTTGCAGATACGGCAGATACGGACGGCATGTTACTCAATGGATTTTATCCCAGGCTCCATCAGATGCGCCTGAAGCCTCATCAGGTGCTGGGAGATTATTTTGAAACTTATGTCCAGCGGGATGTCCGGCAGCTTATGCAGATTCGGCATCAAGGCCTGTTTGAAAAGTTTGTGCGTCTTTGTGCCGGCCGCATAGGCCAACTGCTTAATCTAAACAGTCTGGGAAATGAGACCGGTATCTCCCATACAACAGCCAGGGAATGGATTTCCATTTTGGAGGCAAGCTATATTATTTTTTTATTGCGGCCATGGCATGCTAACATATCCAAGCGTCTTGTGAAGACCCCGAAAATTTATTTCTGGGATGTCGGATTGGCCGCCTATCTTCTGGGGATTCAAGAGGTACGGCACATATCCAGGGATCCATTGCGAGGCAACCTGTTTGAGAATATGGTGGTGGCGGATATATATAAACAATACTATCATCAAGGGCATCGGCCAGGGCTTTGCTTTTTCCGGGACAGTACGGGCAATGAAGTAGACTTGGTGGTGCAAAGGGGGAATGATTTGGCCCTGGTGGAAATTAAATCAGGCCAGACCGTCTCCAAGCAATTTTTCAAAGGACTGAATCGATTCAAGCGCATAGCTCAAAACCGCGTACGGGGCGGCATACTGATATACGGCGGTACAAACGTGCAGGCCCGATCTGATTGGCCGGTAATGCCGGTGGCCGGTTTAGGGAGCATGACCCGCCAAATTGATCAAATTTTTCAAATTGAAGGTTGACATTGCAATTTGCAAGGATTTTTATTGGACGCTGTGACTTGAGCCTTTGTGCCTTTGTGTGAGAATAAATTTACGGCCTTGATCATCGTTTGGTCTAAACTTGTAGGGGCGGATTCCATATCCGTCCCCGAATATGGCAGATATGGTATCTTTCCCTACCCAATACGTGGCCGAAAAGATCATCAAGGCCAAATTTACAATTGCTGCTCTGTCATGGGTTAAGTTCAATGACGGAAAAACAGATCTGGTCAAAACTGCCGGATTCATCCACCACGGCCAGATGATACAGTCCCGGCACCGGCATGGGCATAAAAAATGGGGCTGATCCGTCGATATTCATCAGGGGGTTTTTATTCAGGAACCACTGGCGTTCGCCCCTGCCGCCCAGGGCCCTTAAGGGGATGGTGGGAGAGCTGGTCTGTCCCGGTCGGCGGGTCAGGATGCTGTTGTCTGACACCGAAACAATCCGTATCCCAGGTAGAACCAGGGGCGCCATGCCGGGGCAGGTGGGCGAATCTTTGGGCAGCACGGCAGCCCTTCGCCAAAGGGCCGGGATAAAGGGCTCCGCCTGCCATGGCCATAAAGCCACCGTCTTTTTTTCCATGCCTCCGCAAGCGGGTGTTGCCCGCATCCCTAAATTGTTTACCCAGAACGTCCGGATCAAGGGGGCGGTAAGGCCGCTTTCTCCGGTCATGGTTGACGGAATTTGTCCGTCCAATATCCAGGCATCAAATTTTTTGGTACAAGCTCCCTTTGCCCGGCCCCGGATTGCCGATGCAGCAAGGCCGGACGGCCAGCATATGGTCTCTTTTGATACGCTTTCAGGCGCTTTTACTGTTCCCGTACCCGCAGCTACGCTTGCCATAACCTGGCCGAGAAGCGGAAGCGCTGTAATGGCGCCATACTGTCCCGGGGACGGGGAACCGTCGGGTCGGCCGATCCAC comes from uncultured Desulfobacter sp. and encodes:
- a CDS encoding sirohydrochlorin cobaltochelatase, coding for MHQYGYIGRKLRLPKLKDHPAIIIATFGSSSKGQAAMDAVEAQIAETFADHQIYWAYTSEIIRRKKGLPSLLETLAKVESDGYRKAVVQPLHVFPGTEYQQVEESSIYFPGLRVVVGETLCHRWNFIEAVLEEVSADFLTGENQINLLALHGTPLAADPVNMIYIGINHLVSGMYDNVYAATVEGVPNIQSVANQIKKDHARTPFTRIRLIPMMFLAGMHVEDDLMGENDSWRSTFEKMGIEVDCPTITCGAQEYFKGLAYRKACIQFFCQRLKRALDLMKHY
- a CDS encoding ATP-binding protein, which encodes MDEILYQYNPWWEDSVFSEEIIPRERYLGRLINYLDNKQIISLTGLRRVGKTTLMKLIIKYLIRKCVPSKLILYISLDDYLFHRNSIIEIINEYRKLHKLKVEEKIYLFLDEVTYKDNFHIQLKNIYDSQNTKIFAASSSASMLRDKKASLTGRSITLEIKPLDLEEYLFFKGITLKKRDKQLYKSYFLDYIKDGGMPENVLNPNREYLMNLVDDIIQKDITAFHGLKNHQILRDYFLLLMERSGKQLSINKIAKILGISPDTSKRYLSYFESTYLIHLLPRWGKTNQKLLSAKKIYASDLGIKHLFMGNRDFGSYFENYIYLVLRNKKTLYYLYENSVEIDFYTDDKILIESKFYARLNEKQNKLFSEYPANKRIVIDSVDKLSLLNEL
- a CDS encoding NUDIX hydrolase → MSTKFCTQCGHSTIRQIPQDDDHVREVCASCGHVHYENPKMVVGTVPVFQDRILMCKRNIEPRKGFWTLPAGYLENEESVQQGAVRETLEETRAEVRILSPYRMFNILFVNQVYLMFIAELLSQDFGPTTESTDVRLFSQSDIPWGEIAFDVIHQTLEDYLKDRENAAAHAFKPDDFGFEIKDLQFSPFSGGVVTDNSF
- a CDS encoding ATP-binding protein; the encoded protein is MNNGIQDRSIEPVLRELAQNYPVVTVTGPRQSGKTTLCRKVFPDKSYVNLEAPDLRQYALDDPRGFLNAYPDGAILDEIQRTPDMVSYIQTFVDEDPVPGKYILTGSQQFNVREALSQSLAGRTGILTLMPFDWNEVSAFADTADTDGMLLNGFYPRLHQMRLKPHQVLGDYFETYVQRDVRQLMQIRHQGLFEKFVRLCAGRIGQLLNLNSLGNETGISHTTAREWISILEASYIIFLLRPWHANISKRLVKTPKIYFWDVGLAAYLLGIQEVRHISRDPLRGNLFENMVVADIYKQYYHQGHRPGLCFFRDSTGNEVDLVVQRGNDLALVEIKSGQTVSKQFFKGLNRFKRIAQNRVRGGILIYGGTNVQARSDWPVMPVAGLGSMTRQIDQIFQIEG
- a CDS encoding VOC family protein — protein: MNLCLRSLIFWCCVSVCCLQPFVITGCSGTKAVVPPVSVENQQTYQIGKFVWFDLFTTDIEQAVPFYEHLFGWKSVPVNTSSSNLMTIFSNDKPIGNIVQRKKDTLASKWLSYLSVADFDLALKSIGRAHGKIIHNIGDLPDRGQVAIVSDDQKATFAVIKSSSGDPGDELGVNQWMDCELWTKNVNMAVLFYEQIVQYEPETIPLTETITYTQLMRDGLRRGGVVKIPWKGIEPEWIPYVAVRDISSMTAKVEELGGKILLEPQIESLDGRVAIIADPCGAVLGLQQIAEGGD
- a CDS encoding CGGC domain-containing protein is translated as MEKVLIVGCKKAMDDVCIGCSRCLVGFNRKEGEFAAYKDKDAEIMGMINCGDCPGAAIVTRLAQVNLWNNPMGEKVTKIHVAPCITDHCPHKETIINKIKAKSGVEVIEGTHPYKPDNIFA